Genomic segment of Xanthobacter dioxanivorans:
ATGGCGACGCACGAGGGACTGAAGGCGGTGGACATGTTCGCCGCCATCGGCCGCGGCGAGATCAAGGCGCTGTGGGTCATGGGCACCAATCCCGCCGTGAGCCTGCCCGAGGCGGACACCGTGCGCACGGCGCTGGCCGGCCTCGACCTGTTCGTGCTCTCCGAGAACGTGCTCGACAACGACACCGCCGCCTGCAGTCCCCATGTGATGCTGCCCGCCGCCGCCTGGGGCGAGAAGGACGGCACCGTCACCAATTCCGAGCGGCGCATCTCCCGCCAGCGCCCCTTCCTCGCCCTGCCGGGCGAGGTGAAGCCCAATTGGTGGGCGCTGGCGCAGGTCGCCGCCCGCCTCGGCCATGCCGACGCCTTCCGGTGGCGCGGCCCGGCGGACATCTTCCGCGAGCATGCGGCGCTGTCCGGCTTCGAGAATGCCGGCACCCGCGATTTCGACATCTCCGCCTACGCCGAGATTGCCGACGCCGCCTTCCAGGATTTCGCGCCGGTGCAGTGGCCGGCGCCCCGCGGGCGGGCGCAGGGCACGGCGCGCCTGTTCGCCGAGGGCGGCTATTTTACGCCCGACCGGCGTGCCCGCTTCGTCGCCCCCCGGCCGGTGGCCGCGGTGCGGGCGGAGCCGCCCTTCCCCTTCATCCTGAACACCGGCCGCATCCGCGACCAGTGGCACACCATGACCCGCACCGGCCTGTCGCCCCGGCTGGGCTCGCACATCCCCGCCCCGTTCGTCGCCATCCACCCGGAGGATGCAGCGCCGCTGGGCCTTCGGGAGGGCGCCCTCGCCCGGATCTCCAGCGCCCACGGCGCGGCGGTGCTGGAGGTGAAGACCGACGCGGGGCAGAAGCGCGGCACCCTGTTCGCCCCCATCCATTGGAGCGAAGCCACCTCCTCCCACGGACGGGTGGGGCCGCTCGTGCATGCGGTGACCGATCCGGTCTCCGGCCAGCCCGATTCCAAGGCGACTCCGGCCGCCATCGCGCCTTATGAGGCGCGCTTCGAGGGCTTCATCCTGGCGCGCCGCAGGATCAAGCCGCCGCCGGGCCTGTGGTGGGCACGGGCGGCGCTGGAGGGCGGCTTCGGCTGGCGCCTTGCGGGCGACCTCGGGCCGGAGGATTGGGCGGGGTGGGTGAAGGCGGCGGCCCCGGCGGATGTGGCGGAGCTGGTGGACGCGCCCTCCGGCCTCTATCGGGCCGCGGCGTTCGACCAGGAGGGCCGCCTCGACTTCGCGGTATTCATCGGCCCGGCGGGCCAGCGCGTGGCGTGGGATGCCCTCAAGGGGCTTCTGGCGGAAGAGACGGTTTCCGCCGCGGACCGGCGCCGGGTGCTCTCGGGACGGCGGGCGGGGGCGGCGGTGGGCGGCCCGCTGGTGTGCGCCTGCTTCGGCGTGCCGAAGGACTCCATCATCGCGGCCATCCGCGGCGGTGCCTGCGATACGTCGGCGGTGGGCGAGACGCTCAAGGCCGGGACCAATTGCGGCTCCTGCCTGCCCGAGATTCGCCGGCTGCTGGCGGAGACGATGGTACCTGTCTAGAGCGTTTCCCCGTTTCACGGAATCGGGGAAACGCCATAAGTCTTTGCGTGATCGCGTTTTCTTCACGCGAACCGGCCGCCACTTCGCTCGAAAACGCTCCAGCGGACCGGCCCACGGCTGGCCCGACTAAGATGCCCGGGACAAGCCCGGGCATGTAGGGTGGTGTAGAAAGGCGTTCTCGCCTCAGGCGTCCTTGCCCTCGGCCTTCGCCCGCTCGATGCCTTCGAGGATGAGCTTGTGCGCCTCGGCGGCATCGCGCCAGCCCACGATCTTCACCCACTTGTTGGGCTCAAGGTCCTTGTAGTGCTCGAAGAAGTGCTCGATCTGCTTGAGGGTGATCTCGGGCAGGTCGGAATAGCTCTGCACCTTGTCGTAGCGCTTGGTCAGCTTGGAGGAGGGAACGGCGATGATCTTCTCGTCCATCCCCGCCTCGTCCTCCATCAGGAGTACGCCCACCGGCCGCACGCTGATCACCGCGCCGGCCACGATGGCGCGGGTGTTCGCCACCAGCACATCGCAGGGGTCGCCGTCGCCGGACAACGTGTGCGGGATGAAGCCGTAGTTCCCGGGATACCGCATGGCGGTATAAAGGAAGCGATCGACGAAGAGCGTGCCGGCGGCCTTGTCCAGCTCGTACTTGATGGGCTCGCCGCCGATGGGGACCTCGATCAGCACGTTCACGTCGTGGGGCGGGTTCTTGCCGATCGGGATCGCATCGATGCGCATGTCACACTCGCTTGATGGCTGCGGTCCGCGCGGGACGCGCGCCGCGCAGGCGCGGCGCACGGAACTCGGGACCAAGCGGGCGGATGCCCGCTCGGGCGCTACCGCTGCCAAGCGAAGGCGGTCTTGTCCAGCGTTTTCGATCCGAACTGCTCGGTCGAGGATGCGACCGGTTGCCCCCCCAGCGCCTTGTAGAAGCCCACCGCATTCTCGTTTTCGGCGAGCGCCCATACCACGAGACCATCGAGCCGGGCGAGGCTGAGGTCCCGCCGCGCGGCGGAGAACAGGCGCTGGCCGAATCCCAGGCCCTGGTAGAGCGGGTGGAGGTAGATTTCGTAGATCTCGCCGCCGTAGGGCAGGCTCTTGGCGCGATTGCCGCCGTAATTCACATAGCCGGCGATGTCGTCGCCCACCAGCAGCACGGAGAGGCGGCTGCCACGGCGGATCGCGGCATCCCACCAGCGCGGGCCGCGCCGCTCCACCATGCGCTCGAGTTCCACGCCCGGGATGAGCCCGCGATACGAGGTCCGCCAGGCCGCATCGTGCACCGCCGCGATGGAGGTGGCATCGGCCGGCTTGGCCCTGCGGATTTCTATGAGGCCCGTGCTCATGACCTGATGAGAGCAAACCCCGCGCCGCGCTTCAAGGGGGCAGCGCGCGATTAATCCCTGCGGCCGGCGCATGGGTTGCGGCGTGCATTTGGCGCCGATCCCGCCTAAATGGGAACAAGGCACGCATCCCCACCGAGGCCGCCAAGGAGCCGAGCGCCGGTCATGATCCGCTTCCTGTTCCGCTTCATCGGATTCTGGCTTCTTGCCGGGGGCTTCGTTGCCCTCATCGTGGATGGCACGCGCTCCATCGCCGCCTCCGCCCTCGTCTTCACCTCGACGGGCGACGCGTGGTTCGCGCTGTCGCCGGGCAGCCTTGAGCAGGCGGAGCGGTCCGGCCGCGCCGGGATGCCGCTGGTCTGGAACAACGCCATCCTGCCCCTGCTCTCCCTGCCGGCCTTCGTCCTGCTGGTGGTGGTGGGCGTGATGCTGATGACCCTCGGGCGGGTGCGCGAGCGCTCGCGGTTCGAGGTGGGCTGACAGCTCCCCCTCGCGGATTGGCCGGCGCGCCCCCATATTGGGGGTCCGGCGCAGCTTCCGGGCTGCCGCCTTCCAGACATTCCATCGGTTTCGGCCGGGCTCGACGCCCGGCGCCGAGCCTTGCGAGGAGCCCCGCCATGTTCTGGCTGAAGAAATCCCTCGACCTGCCCACCGCCGCCGAGGCCCTGCCGGGCCGGCGCGAGGCGGTTCCCACCGCCGATGCCCATTTCGTGAACGGCCATGCCCTGAAGGGGCCCTATCCCGCCGGCCTGGAGACCGCCGTGTTCGCGCTCGGCTGCTTCTGGGGCGCCGAGCGCAAGTTCTGGCAGACGGACGGTGTGTGGGCGACCGCAGTCGGCTACGTGGCGGGCCTCACCCCCAATCCCACCTACGAGGAGGTGTGCTCCGGCCGCACCGGCCACACCGAGGCGGTGCTGGTGGTGTATGACCCCAAGGTGGTTTCCTACGAGGAGCTGCTGAAGCTGTTCTTCGAATCGCACGACCCCACCCAGGGCATGCGCCAGGGCAACGACGTCGGAACACAGTACCGCTCCGGCATCTATGTGACCGGCCCGGCCCAGCTTGCGGCGGCGGAGGCGGCGAAGGCAGCCTACGGGGCTGCGCTGAAGGCGCGGGGCTTCGGAGCCGTCACCACCGAGATCGCCGAGCTCGGGCCCTTCTATTTCGCCGAGGGATACCACCAGCAGTATCTGGCGAAGAACCCGAACGGCTATTGCGGCCTCGGCGGCACCGGCGTGACGTGCCCCATCGGCACCGGCGTGGCCGCTCAGTAGCGTCCCAGGCGACCCGCTCCTGGACGACCGCATGCCCCCAGGGTGGGGCATGCGCAGGGCCGCGGGCCGGGGCGACACCTCATGCCGCTTCCGGCAAGCGGGCGATGGTGTGGCCAGATGCGTCGGAGCCGCCCTTTCCTCGTGCGCCCCGCGGCTTTATGGAGAGGCACCCTTGTCCGGAGCCTCCCATGGTGAGCTACGTCTTCCCGCCCGCGTCCGTCCCCGCCCTTCCTGTGGCCGGCAGCGCGGACCTCTTCCCCGTCCACCGCATCTATTGCGTCGGCCGCAACTTCGCCGACCACGCCGTGGAGATGGGCCACGACCCGAACAAGGAGCCGCCCTTCTTCTTCCAGAAGAATCCGGACACCCTCGTGCCGTCCGGCGCGACCATCGCCTATCCGAAGATGACGGCGGACCTGCACCACGAGGTGGAACTGGTGGTGGCGCTGAAGGCCGGCGGCGAGGACATTCCGGTGGAACGCGCCCTCGACCTCGTGTTCGGCTATGGGGTGGGCCTCGATCTCACCCGGCGCGACCTGCAGGGCGAGGCGAAGAAGCTCGGCCGCCCGTGGGAAGTGGGCAAGGCCTTCGAGGATGGCGCGCCGTGCTCCGCCCTGGTGCCGGTGGAGAAGATCGGCCATCCCGCCTCCGGCCGCATCTTCCTCAACATCAACGGCGCGCCGAAGCAGCAGGGCGACCTCAACCAGATGATCTGGAAGGTGCCGGAGATGATCGCCACCCTCTCCACCCTGTTCCGGCTGGCGCCCGGCGATCTCATCTTCGCCGGCACGCCGGCGGGCGTGGGGCCCATCGCCAAGGGCGACCGGCTGGAAGGGGGCGTGGCAGGGGTGGGCGAGATCACCCTCACCGTCGCCTGAGAAGCGACCTCGCGGGCGGTGTCAGCGCGCCGCCCGCAACGCCAGCACGGCGTTGAGCCCGCCGAAGGCGAAGGCGTTGACCAGCGCCACGTCCGGCATCGCGGCCCGCGCGACGTTGGGCACGCAGTCGAGATCGCACTCCGGGTCCGCCTCGCGGAAGTTCATGGTGGGCGGCAGGAAGCCGTGGGCCATGGCCAGAAGGGTGGCGATCGCCCCGAGCGCCCCCGAGGCGCCCAGGCAATGCCCGGTCATGGACTTGATGGAGGAGACGGGCACGCGCGCGAGCCGGTCTCCCAGCACCGACCTGAGGGCCGCCGTCTCGGTCCGGTCGTTCAGCACCGTTCCGGTGCCGTGGGCGCTCACATAATCCACCGCGCCGGCATCGAGCCCCGCATCGGCCAGCGCCGCCGAGATGGCGCGCGCGGCGCTCCGCGCGTCCGGGGCGGTGAGGTCCGCCCCGTCGGCGCTCATGCCGAAGCCGATGATCTCGCCGAGGATCGGCGCGCCACGGGCGCGGGCGCGCTCCATGTCCTCCAGCACCAGGGCTCCCGCCCCCTCGCCCAGCACGAGGCCGGAGCGGTCCTTGGAGAAGGGGCGGCAGGTATCCCCCGAGAGCACGCGCAGGGCCTCCCAGCTCTTCACCATGCCGAGGGTGATGGGCGCCTCGCAGCCGCCGGTCACCGCCACGTCGAGCAGGCCCGAGCGCACCATGTGGAAGGCGAGCCCGATGGCGTGGGAGGCGGACGAGCAGGCGGAGGCGGTGGAAAAGCTCGGCCCGAAGATGTGGTGGGCCATGGAGATCTGGCTCGCCGCCGAGGACGGCATCACCCGCGGCACGGTGAAGGGATGCGGGCGGGCGCCGTCCACGAAGATGCGCCGGTAGCCCTCCTCCAGCGTCTCGCAGCCCACGGCGGCGCCGAAGATCGCGCCCGCGCGCTCGGGCGCGATCCCTGCGAGCACGTCCCCCGCACCGGTCACGGCTTCCCGCGCGGCCAAGAGCGCGAACTGGCTGGAGCGGTCGAGGGTGCTGATCTGCCGCGGCTCGAAATGGGCCTCGGGCGCGTAGCCCTTCACCTCCCCGGCGAGGTGCGTCTTCACCTGGCCGGCCGGCACAAGGGTGAGCGGCGCAAGGCCCACCTGCCCGGCGTGCAGGGCGGTCAGGTTTTGCGCAACACCCATGCCGAGGGGAGAGACGGCGCCAAGGCCGGTGACGGCGACCCGCCGCGTCATGAAGGCATCTGGGACGGTATGGAGGTGCCCTTTTTCGTCGTGATGAGCTTTTCGACGAAATCGAGCAGCTCGAACACCTTCACGTCCGTGTTTTCAAGGGGCCCGCTGGAGGGCACCTCGATGCCGAATCTCTCTTCGATCTTGAAGATCAGCTCCACGAGATCGAGGGAACCGATGCCGAGATCGGCGACGCTGGTTTCCCTGTCCACGATGGCAGGATCGACGGCGGCTTCCTCTGCGATCACCGCGAGAATTTCGTTTCTGCGCCCTGCTTCGTCGACCACCCGTCACCCCCTTTGCCCGGCGCGACACGCGCACGGCGCCCTTCGGGAACGCGGCTAACATGCACAGGCGCATGCACCCTGTCTAGATGACGCACGGTCCCAGGGGCATACCCGAAGATGAAAAGTGATTTATTTTCAGATTGTTGATGCGCCTCACCCGGCTGTTCACCTCGGAGATCGACGTCAGGCCATGGCGCCCCCTCCCCGCTTTTTTTCGCGCCGCGGGAAACCTGGACGGCCTGCCCACGTTGTCTCGGCAGGCCCCCCTATTGCCCACGCCCCAGAGCCCGGCATTGCCCGCGCCGGCGCCCAGGAGATTGTCATGCGCATCGCCCAGATCGCGCCGCTCATCGAGAGCGTGCCGCCACGCCGGTATGGTGGCACCGAAAGGATCGTTTCCTATCTTACCGAGGAGCTCGTTCGCGCCGGCCACGACGTCACATTGTTCGCGAGCGGGGATTCACTCACCTCGGCCCGCCTGGAGCCCATGTGCGAGATGGGCCTGCGCCTTGCCCCGGGTCCGGTGGATCCGCTCATCCACCATATTCTGATGCTTGAGGAGGTGCGGGCGCGCGCCGACGAGTTCGACGTGATCCACGTCCACCTCGATCTGCTGCATTATCCGGTCCTGCGCGACCATTGCGCGCGATGCCTCACCACCCTCCACGGCCGGCTCGACCTCTCCGCGGTGCACCGGCTCTACTCCACCTTCGCGGATTTTCCGCTGGTCTCGATCTCCGATCATCAGCGCCGGCCCATGCCTGCGGTGAACTGGGCGGCGACGGTCCATCACGGGCTTCCCGCGAACCTTCTGCCGTTCAGCCCCAACCCCGAAGGCTACCTGGCCTTCCTCGGCCGCATCTCGCCGGAAAAACGGCCCGACCGGGCCATCGAGATCGCCGCGCGCGCCGGACTTCCGCTCAAGATCGCGGCCAAGGTGGACCACGCCGACATCGCCTATTGGGAGGAAGTGATCCGGCCCATGGTGGAGGCCACGCCCGGCGTCGAGTTCATCGGCGAGATCGACGAGCGGCAGAAGGCGGACTTCCTGGGCAATGCCAGCGCCCTGCTCTTTCCCATCGACTGGCCGGAGCCGTTCGGACTGGTGATGATCGAAGCCATGTCCTGCGGCACGCCGGTCATCGCCTTTTCCCGTGGCTCGGTGCCGGAAGTGCTGGAGGAAGGCGTTACCGGCTATCTCGTGTCCTCCGTGGAAGAGGCGGTGGCACGGGTGGCGCAGGTCGGGCGGCTTGATCGTGCCGCGATCAGGCGCATCTTCGAGAAGCGCTTCTCCGCGGAGCGGATGGCACGGGACTACGTGGCCATCTACCAGCGTCTCGCCGCGCCCGCCGCGCTGAAGTCCCGGCTGCACATGGTCAACGGGAGTCGCAATGCCGCACTCTGACGCCGCCGCGCTGACGGCCGGTCTCCCGAACCCGGACGAGCCCGATTACGTCATCGCCGCCAGCGCCTCGCAGATCGAGACGACGCCCCGGACGCTGAAGCATGACGACACCTTCGCGGTGTTTGATGCCCACGGCGATGCCGTGCCGGGGCTCGCCAGCAATCACGGCATCTTCCACCGGGATACGCGCCATCTCTCCCATTTCTTCCTGACCATGGAGGGAGTCCGTCCGCTGCTCCTGAGCTCCACGGTGCGCGACGACAACGCAACGCTCAGCTGCGACCTCACCAATCCCGATCTGCCGGCGCGCTGTGGAGAGCCGGAGCTCCTGCACGATCTGATCCACCTGCGCCGCTCCCGGTTTCTCTACCGCTCGGCGTGCCATGAATGCCTGTCGGTGCACAATTTCGATGTGGTCCCGCGGCGCTTCGAGATCGCCCTCTCCTTTTCCGCCGACTTCGCCGACCTGTTCGAGGTGCGCGGCGCCCGGCGCACCCGGCGCGGGACCATCGCCCGGCCGCTCATCGAGCGCGACGGGGTGCGCCTCGTCTATACCGGCCTCGACCGCCGCACGCGCCAGACCGCCCTGCGCTTCGAGCCGGCACCCACGGAACTGTCCGGCGACACGGCCCTCTTCCGCATCGCGCTCGAGCCGGGCGAGACGCAGGTGATCTACGTGGAGATCCGGTGCGACGGCGCGCCGGCAGCGCCCAGCGCGCGCCTCGCCTTCCGCTCCGCCCTGAAGAATGCCCGCGCGGACCTGCGCGCCCGCGCGGCGCGGGCGGCATCGGTGATCTCCTCGAACCATCACTTCAACGAGGGCCTGCGACGTGCGGTGAGCGACCTCAACATCCTCATCACCGATACGCCGGAAGGCGCCTATCCCTATGCCGGCGTGCCGTGGTTCAGCACCGTGTTCGGCCGCGACGCCCTCATCACCGCGTTTGAGATGCTGTGGATGGACCCCGCCATCGCCCGCGGCGTGCTCCTGCACCTCGCCGCGAACCAGGCGCAGACGTCCGATCCCGCGGCGGACGCGGAGCCGGGGAAGATCCTGCACGAGGTGCGCTTCGGCGAAATGGCCGAGCTCGGCGAGGTGCCGTTCCGGCGCTATTACGGCAGCGTGGATTCCACCCCGCTCTTCGTAATGCTGGCCGGCGCCCATCTGAAGCGGACGGGAGACGTGACGACGGCGCGCCTGCTGTGGCCCGCGGTGGAGAGCGCCCTGCGCTGGATCACCGACCACGGCGACCGTGACGGCGACGGCTTCGTCGAATATGGCCGCCGCAGCGGCGACGGCCTGATCAACCAGGGGTGGAAGGACAGCCACGATTCCGTCTTCCATGCGGACGGCCGGCTGGCGCGCGGGCCCATCGCCCTCGTGGAGGTGCAGGGCTATGTCTATGCCGCCTGGCGCGCCGCGGCCGATCTGGCGCGGAGCCTCGGCCACGCAAGCGACGCCGACCTCTTCGCGGCGCGGGCGCAGGCCCTTCGCTCCGCCTTCGACACCGCCTTCTTCGATCCGGCGCTGGGCACCTATGTGCTCGCCCTCGATGGCGAGAAGCGCCCCTGCCGGGTTCGCAGCTCCAACGCCGGACACGCCCTCTTCAGCGGCATCGCGCTGACGGAGCGCGCCGAGGCGGTGGTGTCCACGCTGATGGCCAACGCCTCGTTTTCCGGCTGGGGCGTGCGCACGCTGGCCGCCGGCGAGGCGCGGTTCAACCCCATGAGCTACCACAACGGCTCGGTCTGGCCGCACGACAATGCCATGATCGCCATGGGATTCGCCCGCTACGGCTTCGGGACCGAGGTGGCGCGGATCTTCGAAGGCTTGTTCCGCGCTTCGGTCTATTTCGACCTGCGGCGCCTGCCGGAGCTGTTCTGCGGCTTTGCCCGCGCCCGCAGCCAGGGACCGGTGTCCTACCCGGTCGCCTGCGCACCGCAGGCCTGGGCGGCGGCGGCGCCCCTCGCCCTCCTCCAGGCTTCGCTCGGGCTCGACTTCGACGTGGCCCAGGGCCAGGTGACCTTCGAGCGGCCGGTATTGCCCCGGTTCCTCGACGAACTCATTTTGCGCGGCCTGACCGTGGCCGACGGCGCGCTCGACGTGAAGATCCAGCGCGTCGGCGCGTCGGCGGCGCTCTCGGTCATCGGCCGAAAGGGGCATGTGGGCCTGAAGGTGGTGGCCTGAGCACCGGCCTCGGGCCGCTTCTCAACCCAGCGTCTGGCCGAGCCTCTGGCCGTAGGCGACGATGGCCCTGCCGGCCGGCGCGCGTTCTTCCTCGTAGCGGGCGAGATTTCCATCGGCGACCAGCGCATCGCGTAGCGCGAAGGCATCGCCCGCCGCCTTGGCGACGCCCATGGCCGTATGCGGGCGGGCGACGAAGGCGGCATCCCCCATCAGCGCGATCCGGCCCGCGGTCATTCGCGGCGCGGCGTAATCGAAGATGGCGTGGATGAAGGGCCGTGGCTCCGCCTCCACGGCCGCGCGGAACGACGGGGGCAGCAGCGCCTGCGCGTCGGCGCGCATGGCATCGACGACCTCCGGCCGAACACGCCCCGGCGCGAGCGAAAAAGGCCGGCGCTGGCCGTCGATATCCGTCAGGACGTCGTCGAGCTCGTCCGGCTGATAGCGGCGGTACCAGACCCAATTGTAGCGGCGTCGGCCGACCGCGGTGGATCCATCGGGTCCGGCGACGAGATAGCCGAGGATGTGCGAACCCGGCATCTCGCAGAAGGCGAAGCGATCAAAAAGCTGGGTGGCCGCGACCTGCGGCACCTGCCCCTCGGGGACCAGGCCGCGCCAGGTGGCATAGCCGACATAGGACGGCCCCGCCTGCCCGCCGACCACCGCCCCGCGCACGACGGAGCCGATGCCGTCGGCCCCGATCACCAGATCGGCCGTCTCCACGCTCCCATCGGCGAAATGCACCTGCGCGGCGGCGGCGTCCTGCGTCACCCCGACCACGGGTCTGCCGCCGACATAGCGCTCATCCGGCAGCAGATCGCGGAAACTGCGGAACAGCACATCCCAGGAGAGCTGCGTCTGCGGCGTGCGCTGGGTCTGGACGACTTGGCCGCTCCGGTCGAGATAGATGCGCTCGCGGGCAACCACGCCAATATGGGCAATATGCTCGAACCCAACTTCGCGCAGCATCGCGAAGACCTCGCGTTGGGCGACCAGGCCGGCGCCACGCCCCTCCAGCCCATGGACCGAACGTTCATGGACGGTAACGTCGAAGCCGGCGCGATGGAGGAGGGTCGCGGCGAAGAGCCCGCCAATGGAGCCGCCGACGATGATGATGCGCCTGGGTTTCATGATGATGTCCTTGTAGAGCGGCCGTGCGCGCCGCAAGCAGGTCCTGATCGCCGGGCGTACCTTCCCGGCAGGGGACCGCGGACCGGGCCCCCCGGGTGACGCCGCCTGCGCCGGCCCGCCGATTTCGCGGCTCAAGCCGGCAGCGGAGCGGGAGCTGGCTGACGTCGCACATCATCGTCGGCTCCCCTGACACGGGCCCCAGTGACAAGGGCGCCAGTGACAAGGGCCCCAGTGACATCGGCCCGGGTGAAATCGGCGCCAGGTCCACGATGGCAGGCTAGGAGACCGACGCTGCGCCTTCTTTCGCGAGCGCCGGACGGATGTCGCGTTCGCATGCCCGGAGCACGCGCGCCCCCCGGCCTGAAGCGCGATCCCGTGGCATCGCGAAAGACGGTGGGGGGCCATTCTCCTTACCTGACGCCCAGCGCGAAGGGGCGTCCCCACATGAGCAATCTGGAAGTCATACTGGTTCTTCTGCTGGGCGTCGTCGTGACAAACGGGATCGCCCAGGCGCTGCGCGGCCGCATCGCGCTCCCCATCATCCAGATTGCGTTCGGCGCGCTCATCGGCATGACCACCGAATTCGGCGTGAAGCTCGAACCCGAGCTGTTTTTCGTCCTGTTCCTGCCGCCGCTTCTGTTTCTCGACGGATGGCGGGTTCCCACGGAGGATCTCGCCGACAACGCCGTCACGATCCTGTCCCTCGCCTTTGGCCTCGTCTTCTTCACCGTGCTCGGCATCGGGTTCCTGCTGCACGTCGTGGTGCCGCCGATGCCCCTTCCGGTCTGCTTCGCCCTGGCCGCCGTGCTTTCGCCGACCGATGTGGTCGCGGCCGGCGCCATGATGGCCAATGTGCCGGTTCCCCAGCGCATGCTGCGCATCCTGCAGGGCGAGGCCCTGTTCAACGACGCATCCGGCCTGGTCTGCCTGCGCCTGGCCATCGCCGCGGTCATGACCGGCGCGTTCCAGGCTTGGGACGCGGTGGGGACCCTGATCTGGACAGCCGCGGGAGGGATCGCCATCGGGATGGCATCAACCTGGATGATCTCTGGCGCCAAGTCCTGGGTCAGCTCGCGTATCGGCGAGATCACCTCCTCGCAGATCATCATCAGCCTCCTCATCCCCTACGGCGCCTATCTCATCGCCGATCGCCTTGGCTGCTCGGCGGTCCTTGCCGCCGTCGCGGCCGGCATGGTCATGAGCCGCATGGAGATAAGGGGGCTTGTTCTGCCGATCACGCGCGTGCAGCGGAGCACCGTCTGGGAAACACTCCAGTTCGCCCTTAACGGCGCGATCTTCCTGCTGCTCGGCGAGCAACTTCCCGCCGTGCTGTCGCATGTCGGCGCGAGCATGGCTGAAGACGGCCATCGCAGCATCTGGTGGCTCGGCGTCTATGTCGGAGCCGTCACCCTGGCGTTGGCGGCGCTGCGCTTCGTCTGGGTCTGGGTGACGGTCGCCCTTTGGCTTGGCCGGCACCGAAGCGAGATCCCGAGCCGGCGGCCGAACTGGCGGCTTACCGCCGCCATGTCGACGGCGGGCGTGCGTGGAGCTGTTACGCTCGCCGGGGCGCTGAGCATCCCGCTGGCCCTGCCCGACGGCTCGCCGTTCCCGGCCCGCGACCTGGCGATCCTCATCGCCGCAGGCGTGATCGTCGCCTCGCTCATCCTGGCCAATCTGACACTTCCACGCCTGCTCGATGGCATAAGGCTGCCCGCCGCGCGGCCCGATACCCGGCGTGCGCAGGCGGCCCGCCTCGAAGCCGTAAAGGCCGCCATCGCGGCGGTGGCGACGGCCGAAAAGCAGCATCCCGGCCGCCAGG
This window contains:
- a CDS encoding glycosyltransferase family 4 protein; its protein translation is MRIAQIAPLIESVPPRRYGGTERIVSYLTEELVRAGHDVTLFASGDSLTSARLEPMCEMGLRLAPGPVDPLIHHILMLEEVRARADEFDVIHVHLDLLHYPVLRDHCARCLTTLHGRLDLSAVHRLYSTFADFPLVSISDHQRRPMPAVNWAATVHHGLPANLLPFSPNPEGYLAFLGRISPEKRPDRAIEIAARAGLPLKIAAKVDHADIAYWEEVIRPMVEATPGVEFIGEIDERQKADFLGNASALLFPIDWPEPFGLVMIEAMSCGTPVIAFSRGSVPEVLEEGVTGYLVSSVEEAVARVAQVGRLDRAAIRRIFEKRFSAERMARDYVAIYQRLAAPAALKSRLHMVNGSRNAAL
- a CDS encoding amylo-alpha-1,6-glucosidase encodes the protein MPHSDAAALTAGLPNPDEPDYVIAASASQIETTPRTLKHDDTFAVFDAHGDAVPGLASNHGIFHRDTRHLSHFFLTMEGVRPLLLSSTVRDDNATLSCDLTNPDLPARCGEPELLHDLIHLRRSRFLYRSACHECLSVHNFDVVPRRFEIALSFSADFADLFEVRGARRTRRGTIARPLIERDGVRLVYTGLDRRTRQTALRFEPAPTELSGDTALFRIALEPGETQVIYVEIRCDGAPAAPSARLAFRSALKNARADLRARAARAASVISSNHHFNEGLRRAVSDLNILITDTPEGAYPYAGVPWFSTVFGRDALITAFEMLWMDPAIARGVLLHLAANQAQTSDPAADAEPGKILHEVRFGEMAELGEVPFRRYYGSVDSTPLFVMLAGAHLKRTGDVTTARLLWPAVESALRWITDHGDRDGDGFVEYGRRSGDGLINQGWKDSHDSVFHADGRLARGPIALVEVQGYVYAAWRAAADLARSLGHASDADLFAARAQALRSAFDTAFFDPALGTYVLALDGEKRPCRVRSSNAGHALFSGIALTERAEAVVSTLMANASFSGWGVRTLAAGEARFNPMSYHNGSVWPHDNAMIAMGFARYGFGTEVARIFEGLFRASVYFDLRRLPELFCGFARARSQGPVSYPVACAPQAWAAAAPLALLQASLGLDFDVAQGQVTFERPVLPRFLDELILRGLTVADGALDVKIQRVGASAALSVIGRKGHVGLKVVA
- a CDS encoding FAD binding domain-containing protein translates to MKPRRIIIVGGSIGGLFAATLLHRAGFDVTVHERSVHGLEGRGAGLVAQREVFAMLREVGFEHIAHIGVVARERIYLDRSGQVVQTQRTPQTQLSWDVLFRSFRDLLPDERYVGGRPVVGVTQDAAAAQVHFADGSVETADLVIGADGIGSVVRGAVVGGQAGPSYVGYATWRGLVPEGQVPQVAATQLFDRFAFCEMPGSHILGYLVAGPDGSTAVGRRRYNWVWYRRYQPDELDDVLTDIDGQRRPFSLAPGRVRPEVVDAMRADAQALLPPSFRAAVEAEPRPFIHAIFDYAAPRMTAGRIALMGDAAFVARPHTAMGVAKAAGDAFALRDALVADGNLARYEEERAPAGRAIVAYGQRLGQTLG
- a CDS encoding Na+/H+ antiporter, with the protein product MSNLEVILVLLLGVVVTNGIAQALRGRIALPIIQIAFGALIGMTTEFGVKLEPELFFVLFLPPLLFLDGWRVPTEDLADNAVTILSLAFGLVFFTVLGIGFLLHVVVPPMPLPVCFALAAVLSPTDVVAAGAMMANVPVPQRMLRILQGEALFNDASGLVCLRLAIAAVMTGAFQAWDAVGTLIWTAAGGIAIGMASTWMISGAKSWVSSRIGEITSSQIIISLLIPYGAYLIADRLGCSAVLAAVAAGMVMSRMEIRGLVLPITRVQRSTVWETLQFALNGAIFLLLGEQLPAVLSHVGASMAEDGHRSIWWLGVYVGAVTLALAALRFVWVWVTVALWLGRHRSEIPSRRPNWRLTAAMSTAGVRGAVTLAGALSIPLALPDGSPFPARDLAILIAAGVIVASLILANLTLPRLLDGIRLPAARPDTRRAQAARLEAVKAAIAAVATAEKQHPGRQGDPLSAAAAVADDYQRRQNRLSTEDVTTSEETRLGTQAALQEERRLRLLALHAERSAILRMARDRRISMDLARKLLRETDLMEASYEPLPDAP